One genomic window of Sodaliphilus pleomorphus includes the following:
- a CDS encoding MIP family channel protein codes for MKSLTQKKTVTTMKKYLAELVGTFVLTFLGCGAAVSLNCGVDSASVVGTALAFGLTVVAMAYTIGGISGCHINPAITLGVLCSGRMSVKDAVGYWVGQFIGGILAAAVLYAITTATSGSILGTTTGANACADGVPLGAGFLVEAVLTTLFVLVVLGATAKTNGATNNFAGLAIGLSLTLIHLVGIHYTGTSVNPARSLGPALFQGGAALSQLWIFIVAPLVGGALAAAIWKAIEPKAGKA; via the coding sequence CTGAAATCATTAACTCAAAAAAAAACAGTTACGACAATGAAGAAGTATTTAGCTGAACTTGTGGGCACATTTGTACTCACATTTCTGGGCTGCGGAGCTGCCGTGAGCCTTAACTGCGGCGTCGACAGCGCATCGGTAGTGGGCACAGCCCTGGCCTTTGGCCTCACTGTGGTGGCCATGGCCTACACGATAGGCGGCATAAGCGGCTGCCACATCAATCCTGCCATCACGCTGGGCGTGCTGTGCAGCGGCCGCATGAGTGTGAAAGACGCCGTGGGCTACTGGGTGGGCCAGTTCATAGGCGGCATTCTGGCAGCAGCCGTGCTCTATGCCATCACAACGGCCACTTCGGGCTCGATACTGGGCACGACCACAGGGGCCAATGCCTGTGCCGACGGTGTGCCGCTGGGCGCCGGTTTCCTGGTCGAGGCCGTGCTCACCACGCTCTTTGTGCTTGTGGTGCTGGGTGCCACAGCCAAGACCAACGGAGCCACCAACAACTTTGCCGGCTTGGCCATAGGCTTGAGCCTCACACTCATTCACCTGGTGGGCATCCACTACACGGGCACCAGTGTGAACCCCGCTCGCTCGCTGGGCCCTGCCCTGTTTCAAGGCGGCGCTGCTCTGAGCCAGCTGTGGATCTTCATCGTTGCCCCGCTGGTGGGCGGCGCCCTGGCAGCTGCGATATGGAAAGCTATTGAGCCCAAGGCCGGCAAGGCCTAA
- a CDS encoding leucine-rich repeat domain-containing protein encodes MKSFHKILFVLAIFIANCISASAIEFTVDGVRYSVNNDNTTVTVVGYPLGSKPTGDLTIPESVTFGGISFPVTSIGRSAFEYCSGLTSVTIPGSVTSISVWAFSNCTGLTSVTIPGSVTSIGVGAFFGCSGLKRIDAYPNPAKVSMGSDVFYIVPKDGTLHVLPKHLSAYQTASQWKDFYNIKADLTETDGIEEVRVDELDHTLPMNVYNMNGVKMGDRLEGLPAGIYIVHQGGKSAKVMK; translated from the coding sequence ATGAAATCATTCCACAAAATTTTATTCGTTTTGGCTATATTTATTGCCAACTGCATTAGTGCCTCGGCCATCGAATTTACGGTTGATGGCGTGCGCTACAGCGTCAATAACGACAACACAACTGTTACGGTAGTGGGCTATCCGTTAGGCAGTAAGCCAACAGGCGACCTCACCATCCCCGAGTCGGTCACTTTTGGTGGTATCTCATTTCCCGTCACCTCCATCGGCAGGAGTGCCTTCGAATATTGCTCTGGCTTGACGAGCGTCACCATCCCGGGCTCTGTCACCTCCATCAGCGTGTGGGCGTTCTCCAATTGCACCGGCCTGACGAGCGTCACCATCCCGGGCTCCGTCACCTCCATCGGCGTGGGGGCGTTCTTCGGTTGCAGCGGCTTGAAGAGGATTGATGCCTATCCCAATCCGGCGAAGGTCAGTATGGGCAGCGATGTCTTTTATATTGTGCCCAAAGACGGGACCCTGCATGTGCTGCCCAAACATCTGAGTGCATACCAGACGGCGAGCCAGTGGAAGGATTTCTACAATATCAAGGCCGACCTTACCGAGACTGACGGCATTGAGGAAGTGCGCGTCGATGAGTTGGACCACACACTGCCCATGAATGTGTATAACATGAATGGCGTGAAGATGGGCGACAGACTGGAGGGTCTGCCTGCCGGCATCTACATCGTGCATCAAGGCGGCAAGAGCGCCAAGGTGATGAAGTAA
- a CDS encoding transposase: protein MKATFGTTKKGTWAYIQKSVRIDGKSTTKTVRRLGLLEDIRRKYGCQDPRQWVRDLAARMTEEEKAGRERISVDFYPGQTVGMGDLPLRAGGDLMLLPLYNRLGLPRMCAEIKKASKAKFDLDGILRTLVTGRLLFPCSKQRTLRKAQGLVRPPKFGEADMYRALSLLSGHIDDIQAGVYACSARFMERRDRVIYYDCTNYYFEIEDNDRDTVDIETGELVAGLRKRGKSKENRPSPIVQMGMFMDMDGIPLAFVVFPGNESEQATLQPLEDVLRRKFGLTEFVVSTDAGLASEGNRRYNMDQGRDYICVQSIPSLPAADRRAAVDPRGWRLGYCADGEKARLLHEKYSDGGLYNLDVLREGGQADSSLLRQTTFYKEILVDKTVKGLNPQWLEARRENPGATPVDARGRRIRQWQSSSRAERVIITYSHDFALFLRHKRAERLAAARKIVARGQANPRRSQQSPLNYIETIHKTDDGQTAVKTEMVINDDILGQEEKLDGFYAYATSLDDEAAFVLKARSFHHEIEHLFRTTKTHLEARPVYLSRQDRIRSHFLVCFLALLLLKLLQKQLADSFPEAYKEHPLTVDQLIDTLQNLRFGQIQGLGYVPMFQRTSLTDQLQELAGVEVNKQIITKAAMNAFYRKVNKG from the coding sequence ATGAAGGCGACATTCGGCACTACAAAGAAGGGCACGTGGGCTTACATCCAGAAGTCGGTGCGCATCGACGGCAAGTCTACCACAAAGACTGTCAGGCGGCTGGGGCTGCTTGAGGACATCAGGCGCAAGTACGGCTGCCAGGACCCGCGCCAGTGGGTCAGGGACCTGGCGGCCCGCATGACCGAGGAGGAGAAGGCCGGCAGGGAGCGCATTTCGGTTGACTTCTACCCGGGCCAGACCGTGGGGATGGGCGACCTGCCTCTGCGGGCGGGCGGCGACCTGATGCTGCTGCCGCTCTACAACAGGCTCGGCCTGCCCCGCATGTGCGCCGAGATCAAGAAGGCGAGCAAGGCGAAGTTCGACCTCGACGGGATATTGAGGACGCTGGTCACGGGCCGTCTGCTCTTCCCCTGCTCCAAGCAGAGGACGCTGCGAAAGGCGCAGGGGCTGGTGCGGCCCCCGAAGTTCGGCGAGGCCGACATGTACCGGGCCCTGAGCCTGCTCTCGGGCCACATCGACGACATCCAGGCCGGCGTCTACGCCTGCTCGGCCAGGTTCATGGAACGCAGGGACAGGGTGATCTACTACGACTGCACCAACTACTACTTCGAGATCGAGGACAACGACAGGGACACGGTGGACATAGAGACCGGCGAGCTCGTGGCCGGGCTGCGCAAGCGCGGCAAGTCGAAAGAGAACCGGCCCAGCCCCATCGTGCAGATGGGCATGTTCATGGACATGGACGGCATCCCGCTGGCCTTTGTGGTCTTCCCGGGCAACGAGTCGGAGCAGGCCACGCTCCAGCCGCTCGAGGATGTGCTGAGGCGCAAGTTCGGCCTGACCGAGTTCGTCGTCTCCACCGACGCCGGCCTGGCCTCGGAGGGCAACCGGCGCTACAACATGGACCAGGGCCGCGACTACATCTGCGTCCAGTCGATCCCCTCGCTGCCCGCCGCCGACCGCCGGGCCGCCGTCGACCCCAGGGGCTGGAGGCTGGGCTACTGCGCCGACGGGGAAAAGGCCAGGCTGCTGCACGAGAAGTACTCCGACGGCGGCCTCTACAACCTGGACGTGCTGCGCGAGGGCGGCCAGGCTGACAGCTCCCTGCTGCGCCAGACCACATTCTACAAGGAGATACTTGTCGACAAAACCGTGAAAGGCCTCAACCCGCAGTGGCTCGAGGCCCGCAGGGAGAACCCCGGCGCAACGCCCGTCGACGCCCGGGGGCGACGCATCAGGCAATGGCAAAGCTCCTCCAGGGCCGAGAGGGTCATCATCACCTACAGCCACGACTTCGCCCTCTTCCTCAGGCACAAGCGCGCCGAGCGCCTCGCGGCGGCCAGGAAGATAGTGGCCAGGGGGCAGGCCAACCCGCGCCGCTCGCAGCAGTCACCGCTCAACTACATAGAGACCATACACAAGACCGACGACGGACAGACGGCCGTCAAGACCGAGATGGTCATCAATGACGACATCCTAGGGCAGGAGGAGAAGCTCGACGGCTTCTACGCCTACGCCACCTCGCTCGACGACGAGGCCGCGTTCGTGCTCAAGGCACGCTCCTTCCATCACGAGATAGAGCACCTGTTCCGCACCACCAAGACCCACCTCGAGGCCAGACCCGTCTACCTCTCCAGGCAGGACCGCATCCGCTCCCACTTCCTCGTCTGCTTCCTCGCACTGCTGCTGCTCAAGCTCCTGCAAAAGCAGCTGGCCGACTCGTTCCCCGAGGCCTACAAGGAGCACCCCCTGACCGTCGACCAGCTGATCGACACTCTCCAGAACCTGCGCTTCGGACAAATCCAGGGACTGGGATACGTGCCCATGTTCCAGCGCACCAGCCTCACCGACCAACTGCAAGAGCTTGCCGGTGTGGAAGTTAACAAACAGATAATCACAAAAGCAGCGATGAACGCGTTCTACCGAAAGGTTAACAAAGGTTAA
- a CDS encoding site-specific integrase — MCAARKKLNSLSEVLKFTFPKLHTGPKWYVDFYAYDPATDTMRRKKFHLDNIGKITERRKRANEMIESLTKLLRSGWSPWINAETNRSYTLLEDALEKYEAYVERMPKYKTRKAYTSRLNIFRKYNASRLLPIRYVYQFDTAFVSDFLDYIFLDRETNARTRNNYRQWCASLATFFIEKQYLTTNPVEKIKAIAETGKKRQPLTAQMLHELEQHLREAHPYFYLACMMEYYTFIRPEELSHIKLEDISVKEQSVYISSAVSKNKRDGKVGLNDKIVKIMIALNVLTLPSNYYLFGPKVSRPCETRGDSEMFRRKWNKLVRKGLGWDDCYQFYSLKDSGLRDLANAEGIVIARDQARHTDVSTTNKYLQGRDAPVHEEIKHFKGNL, encoded by the coding sequence ATGTGTGCAGCACGAAAAAAACTTAACTCACTTAGCGAGGTCCTGAAATTCACATTCCCTAAACTTCACACCGGCCCGAAGTGGTACGTTGACTTCTATGCCTACGACCCCGCCACCGACACGATGCGCCGCAAGAAGTTCCACCTTGATAACATCGGGAAAATCACCGAGCGTCGCAAGCGCGCCAACGAGATGATCGAGAGCCTGACCAAACTTTTGCGGTCGGGTTGGTCGCCATGGATCAACGCCGAGACCAACCGAAGCTACACTTTATTGGAGGATGCCCTTGAAAAATATGAGGCATACGTTGAAAGAATGCCGAAGTACAAGACCCGCAAGGCCTACACATCACGCCTGAACATCTTCCGCAAGTACAATGCCAGCCGCTTGTTGCCGATACGTTATGTCTATCAGTTCGACACGGCATTTGTCAGTGATTTTCTCGACTATATATTTTTGGATCGTGAGACCAACGCCCGCACCCGCAACAATTACCGCCAGTGGTGTGCATCGCTGGCGACGTTCTTCATCGAGAAGCAGTATCTCACGACCAACCCAGTCGAGAAAATCAAGGCCATTGCCGAGACCGGCAAGAAGCGTCAGCCTTTGACGGCGCAGATGCTGCACGAGCTGGAGCAGCACCTGCGTGAAGCACACCCTTATTTCTACCTTGCCTGCATGATGGAATACTACACGTTTATCCGCCCCGAGGAGCTCAGCCATATCAAATTAGAGGACATCAGTGTAAAAGAGCAGTCGGTTTACATCTCGTCTGCTGTATCGAAGAACAAGCGTGACGGAAAGGTAGGGCTCAACGACAAGATAGTAAAGATCATGATAGCGTTAAACGTCTTGACGCTCCCCAGCAATTATTATTTATTTGGGCCCAAGGTGTCGCGTCCGTGTGAGACCCGAGGAGACAGCGAGATGTTCAGGCGCAAGTGGAACAAGCTTGTGAGGAAAGGCCTCGGATGGGACGACTGCTATCAGTTTTACAGTTTGAAAGACAGCGGTCTGCGTGATCTTGCCAACGCCGAGGGCATAGTGATTGCTCGCGACCAGGCGCGTCACACCGACGTATCGACAACCAACAAATACCTGCAGGGGCGTGACGCACCTGTGCATGAGGAAATCAAGCACTTCAAGGGCAATCTTTAG